In the Leptospira limi genome, one interval contains:
- a CDS encoding superoxide dismutase — translation MEHKLPELPYAKDALAPHISAETLEFHYGKHHQTYITNLNNLIKGTEFENASLEDIVKKSTGGIFNNSAQVWNHTFYWHSLSPNGGGAPKGAVADLITKSFGSFDAFKEKFTQSAVTNFGSGWTWLVKKGDGLEIVNTSNAGSPLKDGLQALLTIDVWEHAYYIDFRNARPKYVEAFWNLVNWDFANKNL, via the coding sequence ATGGAACATAAACTCCCAGAACTTCCTTATGCAAAGGATGCACTCGCTCCCCATATTTCAGCAGAAACTTTAGAGTTTCATTATGGAAAACACCACCAAACTTACATTACCAATTTAAATAACCTCATCAAAGGTACAGAATTCGAAAATGCAAGTTTAGAAGACATCGTGAAAAAATCCACTGGAGGAATTTTTAACAATTCCGCTCAGGTTTGGAACCATACTTTTTATTGGCACTCTCTTTCTCCAAACGGTGGAGGAGCTCCTAAAGGGGCAGTAGCAGACCTCATCACAAAATCCTTTGGATCTTTTGATGCATTCAAAGAAAAGTTCACACAATCTGCTGTGACAAACTTTGGTTCTGGTTGGACATGGCTCGTGAAAAAAGGCGATGGTCTTGAAATCGTGAATACAAGCAATGCTGGTAGCCCGCTCAAAGATGGTCTGCAAGCCCTTTTAACAATCGATGTTTGGGAACACGCATACTACATTGATTTCCGTAATGCTCGTCCAAAATATGTAGAAGCATTCTGGAATTTGGTAAACTGGGATTTCGCAAACAAAAATCTATAA
- a CDS encoding anthranilate synthase component I family protein gives MSQSLPKISIPKKPNYTSLSLPEGIEFWELFREIEEKYENCFLLESAGDNQYDSRYSVIGFDPSHLIKGEPGVLEIDGKPYNVENPYFALRNITDYNSLSISYAGGLVGYLGYQSMQFFEPKLHLKPHPDFPAMIFGMYLDGLIYDKFTGELIYFDNGNNRIDLVKSILGSLEKPNTKKPKAKVSIVSDGLSKDVHKQMVEEALEEVKAGNTFQCQIGFEETYSVEGNPLAIYETLRDINPSPHMYYVKFDKRVILGASPELLFRLRQGEMESFPLAGTTKRGKDAKEDTILARKLLMDPKEIAEHNMLIDLHRNDIGRVAKFGTVKVRRRFDIKRFSHVQHISSEVVGILSSKEDMFSGLASSFPAGTLSGAPKIESMKIIERIEKSPRGPYGGAVGSFGFNGDCTFAIPIRSFFVNDGKGFVRASGGIVYDSKPEDEYQEIINKMASVRKALDLHKDPIPTESKGKG, from the coding sequence ATGAGCCAATCACTTCCGAAAATCTCCATTCCTAAAAAACCCAATTACACTTCTTTAAGTTTACCGGAAGGGATCGAGTTTTGGGAACTCTTTCGGGAAATTGAAGAGAAATACGAGAATTGTTTTCTTTTGGAATCAGCGGGAGATAACCAGTACGACTCAAGGTATTCTGTCATTGGATTTGATCCTTCCCATCTGATCAAAGGCGAACCAGGTGTTCTCGAAATTGATGGGAAACCATACAACGTTGAGAATCCCTATTTTGCTCTCCGAAACATTACAGATTATAATTCATTAAGCATTAGTTATGCGGGAGGTTTGGTTGGATACTTGGGTTACCAAAGTATGCAGTTCTTCGAACCCAAATTACACTTAAAACCACATCCTGATTTTCCAGCTATGATCTTCGGTATGTATCTAGATGGCCTAATTTATGATAAATTTACAGGTGAACTCATCTATTTTGATAACGGGAACAATCGCATTGACCTTGTTAAATCAATCCTAGGCTCATTGGAAAAACCAAATACCAAAAAACCAAAAGCAAAAGTTTCCATTGTAAGTGATGGTCTTTCCAAAGACGTACACAAACAAATGGTGGAAGAAGCATTAGAGGAAGTCAAAGCAGGAAATACGTTTCAATGCCAAATTGGTTTTGAAGAAACATATTCAGTAGAAGGTAATCCATTAGCCATTTACGAAACCCTTCGAGATATCAATCCATCACCTCATATGTATTATGTGAAATTTGATAAACGAGTGATTCTTGGTGCAAGTCCGGAATTATTATTCCGATTGAGACAAGGGGAAATGGAATCTTTCCCTCTTGCAGGCACCACTAAACGTGGCAAAGATGCAAAGGAAGATACAATCCTTGCAAGAAAACTTTTAATGGATCCGAAGGAAATTGCAGAACATAATATGTTGATCGATCTCCATCGGAATGATATTGGTCGAGTTGCAAAATTTGGAACTGTAAAAGTGAGAAGAAGGTTTGATATCAAACGTTTCTCACATGTACAACATATCTCAAGTGAAGTGGTAGGTATTTTATCTTCGAAGGAAGATATGTTCTCTGGTCTTGCATCATCCTTTCCAGCTGGGACCTTATCAGGTGCACCCAAAATAGAATCCATGAAAATCATTGAACGAATTGAAAAATCTCCACGCGGGCCTTATGGTGGAGCTGTGGGGAGTTTTGGGTTCAATGGTGATTGTACATTTGCCATTCCAATTAGAAGTTTTTTTGTAAATGATGGAAAAGGATTTGTGAGAGCTTCAGGTGGTATTGTTTATGATTCCAAACCGGAAGATGAATACCAAGAGATCATAAATAAAATGGCATCCGTTCGTAAGGCTTTAGATTTACACAAAGATCCAATACCTACAGAATCAAAAGGAAAAGGGTAG
- a CDS encoding LIC_10030 family protein: protein MKVQDYRSINRMLGDVSGKNKVGDVYVDNLHSPYIQFSDRFTIHGTSITDPEFGDIKDFVQTVIKFLPEAVEGTSLLPEPRPKRETGKLFFVRPMMFGPYQFLYVFSVDMLYLGGAKSEEVKRAGSQNMTPTIVTDRLYFQVKVIPIKTLKEEGENVLDFEAKRFQGGEFRVESERDENKPIRKFSEIFDEIDFSDTESKIREELGITTDIWKLGRIYSPIGIDYLSLSLRFLNPSLPTTIYQFKKFYQILENTNQTIPEETLKSFHEYLSSFEVERTVSKSGNILWKVNQNLTDNG, encoded by the coding sequence ATGAAAGTACAAGATTATAGATCCATCAATCGAATGTTGGGAGATGTTTCAGGAAAAAATAAAGTCGGGGATGTTTATGTAGATAATTTACATTCACCTTACATTCAATTTTCTGATCGTTTTACAATCCATGGAACATCTATCACGGATCCAGAGTTTGGTGATATCAAGGATTTTGTTCAAACTGTTATTAAATTTTTACCAGAAGCAGTTGAAGGTACAAGTTTGTTACCTGAACCGAGGCCAAAACGAGAAACTGGTAAATTGTTTTTTGTCAGGCCAATGATGTTTGGACCTTACCAGTTTTTATATGTATTTTCTGTTGATATGTTATATTTGGGTGGTGCCAAATCAGAGGAAGTCAAACGAGCTGGTTCTCAAAATATGACACCAACGATTGTAACAGATCGATTGTATTTTCAGGTTAAGGTTATACCGATTAAAACGCTTAAGGAAGAGGGCGAAAACGTTCTTGATTTTGAAGCGAAACGATTCCAAGGAGGAGAGTTTCGTGTTGAATCTGAAAGAGACGAAAACAAACCAATTCGGAAATTTTCTGAAATTTTTGATGAAATCGACTTTTCTGATACCGAATCTAAAATCAGAGAAGAGTTAGGAATCACGACAGACATTTGGAAATTGGGGAGGATTTATAGTCCTATTGGTATTGATTACCTTTCTCTTTCGTTACGTTTTTTAAATCCAAGTCTTCCAACGACAATTTACCAATTTAAGAAATTTTATCAAATCTTAGAAAATACAAACCAAACCATTCCAGAAGAAACACTAAAATCTTTTCATGAATATCTTTCTTCCTTCGAAGTTGAAAGAACCGTTTCTAAGTCTGGGAATATTTTATGGAAAGTGAATCAAAATTTAACCGATAATGGATAA
- a CDS encoding anthranilate synthase component II: protein MKVLILDNYDSFTYNLYQIIGEILEERETPFRLDVIRNDEKSFSEIKQANYDKIIISPGPGHPADPAYFGVSADILKELGKTTPILGICLGMQGMATVFGGEVVRANVAMHGKLSPIEHNGKGVFSGLTQNIEIMRYHSLVAKESSLSKDLEVTARVSSGEGKGEIMGLRHKTFKIEGVQFHPESFGSEEGKELLRNFINGR from the coding sequence ATGAAAGTTCTTATCTTAGACAATTACGATTCCTTTACCTATAATTTATACCAAATCATTGGCGAGATTTTAGAAGAAAGAGAAACTCCATTTCGATTGGATGTGATTCGCAATGATGAAAAATCATTTTCTGAAATCAAACAAGCTAACTATGATAAAATAATCATATCTCCTGGTCCAGGCCATCCAGCAGACCCAGCCTATTTTGGAGTGAGTGCTGATATTTTAAAAGAATTAGGAAAAACAACTCCTATCTTAGGAATTTGTTTGGGTATGCAAGGAATGGCTACTGTGTTTGGTGGAGAAGTAGTTCGTGCAAATGTTGCAATGCATGGAAAATTATCTCCGATTGAGCATAACGGTAAGGGTGTATTTTCAGGTCTCACACAGAATATTGAAATTATGAGATACCATTCACTAGTGGCAAAAGAATCTTCTTTATCAAAAGATTTGGAAGTGACTGCTCGTGTTTCTTCAGGTGAAGGAAAAGGTGAGATTATGGGATTACGCCACAAAACCTTTAAAATAGAAGGGGTGCAGTTCCATCCGGAATCCTTTGGGTCTGAAGAAGGCAAAGAACTACTTCGAAATTTTATTAACGGAAGATAA
- a CDS encoding inositol monophosphatase family protein, with translation MGISSPTINFPVDETIKRIEYVKANAMGIIHEAKKIQREVSAIRSDTDADEKERIDAADGKLGDILIRFLQKSFPKDGILCEDKPPIDGGEFKWVLDPVDGSMNFVRGLPLYAISFGLEHRDTPVGGVVIVPPQESVYSAVMGEGAFKNGEPIVTSRVSELNRAIFSPNLPTKRAHMIQEIMADLSGFLTYARSFRRTGSFVLDVCFIAEGVMDAIWEKTVKHWDVSAISVILSEAGGKLTDLNGVHYYTGLPELVASNGVLHSEILNLLKTVRSTVSRN, from the coding sequence ATGGGTATCTCTTCACCAACGATCAATTTCCCTGTCGATGAGACAATCAAACGCATCGAGTATGTTAAAGCAAATGCCATGGGAATCATCCATGAAGCTAAAAAAATCCAAAGAGAAGTATCTGCGATTAGATCTGATACAGATGCAGATGAAAAAGAAAGAATTGATGCCGCAGATGGAAAGTTAGGTGATATTCTCATTCGATTTTTACAGAAATCCTTTCCCAAAGATGGAATTCTTTGCGAAGACAAACCACCCATCGATGGTGGAGAGTTTAAATGGGTTCTCGATCCTGTGGATGGTTCCATGAATTTTGTGAGAGGACTTCCTCTCTATGCAATCTCTTTCGGTTTAGAACACAGAGACACACCGGTCGGAGGAGTGGTGATTGTCCCACCTCAAGAATCTGTGTATTCCGCTGTGATGGGAGAAGGTGCCTTTAAAAATGGCGAACCAATTGTCACATCGCGTGTTTCGGAACTCAACCGTGCTATTTTTTCTCCCAACCTTCCTACCAAAAGAGCCCACATGATCCAAGAGATTATGGCTGATTTGTCGGGATTTTTGACCTATGCACGTTCCTTTCGCCGAACTGGTTCCTTTGTTTTGGATGTGTGTTTCATTGCAGAGGGAGTTATGGATGCCATTTGGGAAAAAACAGTGAAACATTGGGACGTTTCAGCGATCTCTGTCATTTTATCAGAAGCCGGTGGGAAATTAACTGACTTAAATGGAGTTCATTACTATACAGGACTTCCTGAGTTAGTAGCATCCAACGGGGTCTTACACTCAGAAATTTTAAATTTATTGAAGACAGTTCGTTCTACCGTCAGTCGAAATTGA
- a CDS encoding beta-galactosidase produces the protein MIFGACYYPEQWNPKDWDEDLKIMKEMGLSSVRLAEFAWGIMEPQEGKYDFSLFDAVLEKIQSHGMTAILGTPTATFPPWLYQKFPEIVQVSKDGIIRGIGTRRQACFSSPAYKKATERIVTAMAKHFGNHPAVIGWQIDNEPGHEGSDVDYSKLAEKNFRVWLKQKYKSLDSFNKRWGNIFWGVIYSDWNQIPLPGAHVASNYNPAMIQDYYRFQSDELVSYIHFQAEILRKYSKGKPLTTNLYPSPFLPVTDMYEMFKKLDYVSWDNYPVWGNQQEPYPHPLVTATQQYSRGLKNKPYTVMEQFSGVQGHDTLGYLPPPGQIGLWLTQAIVNGANQIYFFRYRTARFGQEQLCYGILDHGKRKTSKYYELKQTIEDIKEFAEDVADSPYPATVAILHDIENSRNYKHQPLSDGLRFAPVPFAQVGYDIELATWFAGTNVLNVNAHSLPIHADMDWSNYKVLTLPLYTMFDPTIVEKLKSYVKQGGTLVLGYRSGIKDKDHWMVEEPVPGVFAEMAGVEVFQFEAPATTKVGIRMGVWPLKGSKFCEILEPKTAKVLARYRDKKKFYSGKPAITVNQFGKGKVYYVGTSLTPESFVLLYRRILKDAGVRFGLLGSTIERHIREGKRFNYEITMNHSNQYKLAGLSILKPFGYKIKKIEK, from the coding sequence ATGATCTTTGGAGCCTGTTATTACCCAGAACAATGGAACCCTAAGGACTGGGATGAAGACCTTAAAATCATGAAAGAAATGGGTCTTTCATCGGTTCGCCTCGCAGAATTTGCGTGGGGAATCATGGAACCCCAAGAAGGTAAATATGATTTTTCCTTGTTTGATGCAGTTTTAGAAAAAATTCAAAGCCATGGTATGACTGCTATATTAGGCACACCTACGGCAACGTTCCCTCCTTGGTTGTACCAAAAATTTCCGGAAATTGTACAAGTTTCAAAAGATGGAATCATACGCGGGATCGGTACAAGACGCCAAGCTTGTTTTTCATCTCCTGCTTATAAAAAAGCTACAGAACGAATTGTCACCGCGATGGCAAAACATTTTGGAAACCATCCTGCAGTTATAGGCTGGCAGATTGATAATGAACCTGGTCATGAAGGATCAGATGTAGATTATTCAAAACTTGCAGAAAAAAATTTCAGAGTCTGGTTAAAACAAAAATATAAATCTTTAGACTCGTTTAACAAACGTTGGGGGAATATTTTCTGGGGTGTGATTTATTCAGATTGGAACCAAATCCCACTCCCGGGTGCACATGTAGCGAGTAATTATAATCCTGCAATGATCCAAGACTACTACCGTTTTCAATCAGATGAACTAGTCTCCTACATCCATTTTCAAGCGGAGATCCTTCGTAAGTACAGCAAAGGAAAACCACTCACTACTAATTTATATCCTTCACCTTTTTTACCTGTGACAGATATGTACGAAATGTTCAAAAAACTAGATTATGTGTCTTGGGACAATTATCCTGTTTGGGGGAACCAACAAGAACCATACCCTCATCCTTTGGTCACCGCCACCCAACAATATTCACGAGGACTTAAAAACAAACCATATACAGTGATGGAACAATTCTCAGGTGTACAAGGCCATGATACGTTAGGTTATCTACCACCTCCTGGCCAAATTGGACTTTGGTTAACACAAGCGATTGTCAATGGTGCCAATCAAATTTATTTTTTTCGTTACCGCACTGCAAGGTTTGGACAAGAACAGTTATGTTATGGAATTTTAGATCATGGGAAACGAAAAACTTCCAAATACTATGAACTCAAACAAACCATAGAAGATATCAAAGAATTTGCGGAAGATGTTGCTGATTCACCTTACCCAGCAACGGTTGCGATCCTACATGATATTGAAAACTCAAGAAATTATAAACACCAACCATTAAGTGATGGCCTTCGTTTTGCGCCAGTTCCATTTGCTCAAGTGGGATATGATATAGAACTTGCAACTTGGTTTGCTGGTACGAATGTATTAAATGTAAATGCACATTCATTACCAATTCATGCCGATATGGATTGGTCAAATTACAAAGTTCTCACACTTCCTCTTTATACAATGTTCGATCCTACGATTGTTGAGAAATTAAAATCCTATGTGAAACAAGGTGGAACATTGGTTTTAGGGTATCGATCGGGAATTAAGGATAAAGACCACTGGATGGTAGAAGAACCTGTTCCTGGTGTGTTTGCTGAGATGGCAGGAGTAGAAGTATTTCAATTTGAAGCGCCTGCCACAACTAAGGTAGGAATTCGAATGGGAGTTTGGCCATTAAAGGGTTCCAAATTTTGCGAAATTTTGGAACCAAAAACGGCAAAAGTTTTAGCACGTTACCGTGACAAAAAGAAATTCTATTCAGGAAAACCAGCCATCACAGTGAATCAATTTGGAAAAGGAAAGGTCTATTATGTAGGAACTTCCTTAACGCCTGAAAGTTTTGTCCTTCTCTATCGTCGGATTCTGAAAGATGCAGGAGTTCGATTTGGTTTACTTGGTTCCACAATTGAAAGGCATATCCGAGAGGGAAAACGTTTTAATTATGAAATTACAATGAACCATTCGAATCAATATAAATTGGCTGGTTTATCTATCTTAAAACCTTTTGGATATAAAATCAAAAAAATTGAAAAATAG
- a CDS encoding Hsp33 family molecular chaperone HslO — protein sequence MSDKVILGISNTHHYRFTIVNLTETAKEPMFLHSLNKEMSVFLSKTMMGALFLAEMTKNQQKVSIQWKDESNKQALAYSDRYGKMKSVAYSTTHAEGDIRNEFILGQGIMKVIRWDYESDTYQSYTNLIEDTFEANFIKYLTESEQIRALVGMDVTPFDFPGNDFSAKGIFFEALPEATEESFVFLRNKIDSLITKEAFWNLGIDSMLETLEKEIGSSLEVLSKETPEFLCDCSRHKVADIIASLGEQEANSIIDEMGKIEITCEFCRTAYQFDSFDVEKFFKQ from the coding sequence ATGTCTGACAAAGTTATTTTAGGAATCTCCAATACTCATCATTACCGATTTACCATTGTAAATCTAACCGAAACAGCTAAGGAACCTATGTTTCTACATTCTCTTAACAAAGAAATGTCTGTTTTTTTATCCAAAACCATGATGGGAGCCCTATTCCTCGCGGAAATGACGAAGAACCAACAGAAAGTCAGCATCCAATGGAAAGATGAATCCAATAAACAAGCATTAGCCTATAGTGATCGTTATGGAAAAATGAAATCCGTTGCTTATTCGACAACCCATGCGGAAGGAGACATTCGTAACGAATTTATCTTGGGCCAAGGGATTATGAAAGTCATCCGTTGGGATTATGAATCCGATACCTATCAATCCTACACCAATTTGATAGAAGATACGTTTGAAGCTAACTTCATTAAATACCTCACTGAATCAGAACAGATCCGAGCTTTAGTAGGTATGGATGTAACACCTTTTGATTTTCCAGGAAATGATTTTTCCGCAAAAGGTATTTTCTTTGAAGCATTGCCAGAAGCAACTGAAGAAAGTTTTGTGTTTTTACGAAATAAAATTGATTCACTTATTACAAAGGAAGCGTTTTGGAATCTTGGGATTGATTCGATGTTAGAAACATTGGAGAAAGAAATTGGTTCTTCATTGGAAGTTCTCAGTAAAGAGACACCTGAATTCTTATGTGATTGTTCTAGGCATAAAGTTGCTGATATCATCGCATCTCTAGGGGAACAAGAAGCAAATTCTATCATCGATGAGATGGGTAAAATCGAAATCACTTGTGAATTTTGTCGAACAGCCTACCAATTTGATTCCTTCGATGTGGAGAAATTTTTTAAACAATGA
- a CDS encoding LIC10025 family lipoprotein produces MKFLKKKFNLQTLFTLVFICISSHNCLNKNLDQYQFWTGYDHLQKSIKTTAKNEVLFAALAGSLSDENESQLLKNSDGFPMVTLTGKKDQNQNWNLRWYEFDSKNYDYYANVTFTPKSWDEKEIYAVDRKIIHKLSGYQPRDFFKWLNEFALIVNDHNAYQELKSNSKNLQFLCSVMYCHTTETAEWQTLEFTLNETTKSKFPGFYQRTGSRLEKTKFNIMIWDKGNPSHRLKITNQGKTLIFHFPVNPPKDYFLSPQEIHFLGDIEIRSFGITLKIDNLEYRLKTLFEKNVDTLHGSFIRIGKKEINGNFFYVIPQGFVNFFIPGNMDEYFDEFFTLLIQGTQGKGGSQLHAKFEKTKQGQINTITTYNEIKRKKFSLFGNDDSQKASNDFDFFASWEEAMLGDLK; encoded by the coding sequence ATGAAATTCTTAAAAAAGAAATTTAATCTCCAAACACTTTTCACATTGGTCTTCATTTGCATAAGTTCTCATAATTGCCTTAATAAAAATCTCGACCAATACCAATTCTGGACTGGATATGATCATCTACAAAAATCAATTAAAACAACTGCTAAAAATGAAGTTCTTTTTGCAGCACTTGCTGGATCATTATCAGACGAAAATGAATCCCAACTATTAAAGAATTCCGATGGATTTCCAATGGTTACTCTTACCGGAAAAAAAGACCAAAATCAAAATTGGAATCTTAGATGGTATGAGTTTGATTCTAAAAATTATGATTATTATGCTAATGTGACTTTCACACCAAAATCTTGGGATGAAAAAGAAATATACGCTGTTGATCGAAAAATCATTCATAAACTGAGTGGATACCAACCGAGAGACTTTTTCAAATGGTTGAATGAATTTGCTCTAATAGTGAATGATCATAATGCATATCAGGAATTAAAATCAAATTCCAAAAATCTACAATTCCTCTGTAGTGTTATGTATTGTCATACCACGGAAACTGCCGAGTGGCAAACTTTAGAATTTACATTGAATGAAACCACAAAATCCAAATTTCCAGGATTTTACCAACGAACAGGTAGCAGGTTAGAAAAAACAAAATTTAATATCATGATTTGGGATAAAGGAAATCCATCCCATCGACTCAAAATAACAAACCAAGGAAAAACTTTAATCTTCCATTTCCCCGTGAACCCACCTAAGGATTATTTTCTTTCGCCTCAGGAAATTCACTTTTTAGGTGATATCGAAATTCGTTCCTTTGGGATCACATTAAAAATTGATAATTTAGAATACAGACTCAAAACTTTATTTGAAAAAAACGTGGATACCCTACACGGAAGTTTCATAAGAATTGGGAAAAAAGAAATCAATGGTAACTTTTTCTATGTAATCCCTCAGGGATTCGTTAATTTTTTTATCCCAGGAAATATGGATGAATACTTTGATGAATTCTTTACACTACTCATACAAGGTACTCAAGGCAAAGGTGGATCACAATTACATGCCAAATTTGAAAAAACGAAACAAGGTCAAATAAACACGATTACCACTTACAATGAGATTAAACGTAAAAAGTTTTCTTTGTTTGGAAATGATGATTCACAAAAAGCAAGTAATGATTTTGATTTTTTTGCTTCTTGGGAGGAAGCAATGTTAGGTGATCTCAAATAA
- the tsaE gene encoding tRNA (adenosine(37)-N6)-threonylcarbamoyltransferase complex ATPase subunit type 1 TsaE: protein MKSNFLSLRESELQPVFSTLDTIIDSFLIQGKKPILLFSGEMGAGKTTFIREWFSRYGTNSSINSPTFSLYNIYDSHKMRLVHFDLYRIHSLDELENLGFEEIWGKEDVTAIEWWQKAETLLPKENRIYITITSENFENRSYTIEWSSEEVR from the coding sequence ATGAAATCGAATTTTCTCTCATTGAGAGAATCTGAGTTACAACCTGTTTTTTCTACTTTGGACACCATCATCGATTCTTTTCTAATCCAAGGAAAAAAACCTATCCTTCTATTTTCGGGCGAAATGGGTGCGGGAAAAACTACATTCATTCGAGAATGGTTTTCCCGTTATGGAACAAATAGTTCAATCAATTCTCCTACATTTTCACTTTATAATATTTATGATTCGCATAAGATGCGTTTGGTACATTTTGATTTATACAGAATTCATTCTTTGGACGAATTAGAGAATTTGGGATTTGAAGAAATCTGGGGGAAAGAAGATGTAACAGCCATTGAATGGTGGCAAAAGGCCGAAACCCTCCTCCCAAAGGAAAATCGAATTTATATCACTATCACATCAGAGAATTTTGAGAATCGTTCCTATACCATCGAATGGTCGTCTGAGGAAGTTAGATGA
- a CDS encoding SHOCT domain-containing protein, with protein MIDSTASIAFFEVEEEDWKQLFPTQLSQLKLSSAHLSDVPKILSSIQYKRGVLAYEDWDHLVPESYLSEIERFVQKINEQDQKKVYLCIFKIDDLLSPNVKILKTSFYIMGTENGIVILFQEINTNITFPTQYAFEDWVIFQPRPIKPIFKPELWLKNKDSISLYRDQTQIKNQIYGNVIVYKNSEIMPDPPIYRYPKEDDVTPIPQENWKSVPDKLKTLEEMRKNKLITDEEYQKKKSELLKEF; from the coding sequence TTGATTGATTCCACAGCATCCATTGCCTTTTTTGAAGTTGAGGAAGAAGACTGGAAGCAACTATTTCCAACACAATTGAGCCAATTAAAACTTAGCAGTGCCCATTTAAGTGACGTACCTAAAATTTTGTCATCGATCCAATACAAACGAGGGGTATTGGCTTATGAAGACTGGGACCACTTAGTTCCTGAGTCTTATTTATCAGAAATAGAACGATTTGTACAAAAAATAAATGAGCAAGACCAAAAGAAAGTCTACCTATGTATTTTCAAGATTGATGATCTATTGTCTCCCAATGTAAAAATCTTAAAAACCAGTTTTTACATTATGGGTACAGAAAATGGAATTGTGATTTTATTCCAAGAGATCAATACCAATATCACCTTCCCAACTCAATATGCTTTTGAAGATTGGGTGATTTTCCAACCAAGACCAATTAAACCAATTTTTAAACCAGAATTATGGCTCAAAAATAAAGATTCCATAAGTTTATACCGGGATCAAACTCAAATCAAAAATCAAATTTATGGAAATGTGATCGTTTATAAAAATTCAGAAATTATGCCAGATCCACCTATTTACCGTTATCCGAAAGAAGACGATGTAACTCCCATTCCTCAAGAAAATTGGAAATCCGTTCCGGATAAATTGAAAACTTTAGAAGAGATGAGGAAAAATAAATTAATTACGGATGAAGAATACCAAAAGAAAAAATCAGAATTGTTAAAAGAATTTTAG
- the tsaB gene encoding tRNA (adenosine(37)-N6)-threonylcarbamoyltransferase complex dimerization subunit type 1 TsaB has translation MNLLYFDTTQDWIQVLVGSNDGFSNMKIDAQIMETSPKEASYRLVEMIQKVLTQAQIKKPDIIIVPNGPGSFTGIRITVTTARDLGQLWEIPVMGFDTAHFYLIGLKENNSQIEFQNPNQYTNQKSIICLDGKQGKYYTKFCDGVFFSETKDQTPEEIRLWLETEKITPNNWYYTGILPSFYPKDAIKIEATNLNLSSILQYSFEQMKQSNLNDYTYLTLLPNYIRGTYVDQK, from the coding sequence ATGAATCTATTGTATTTTGATACAACACAAGATTGGATTCAAGTTTTAGTTGGATCCAATGATGGATTTTCGAATATGAAAATCGATGCACAGATCATGGAAACCTCACCAAAAGAAGCTTCGTATCGTTTGGTAGAAATGATTCAAAAAGTACTTACTCAAGCCCAAATCAAAAAACCTGATATCATCATAGTCCCCAATGGTCCTGGATCCTTTACTGGAATACGAATCACAGTGACGACAGCGAGAGATCTAGGACAATTATGGGAAATTCCTGTAATGGGATTCGATACGGCTCATTTCTATCTAATTGGATTAAAAGAAAACAATTCTCAAATTGAATTCCAGAATCCAAATCAATATACAAACCAAAAATCGATCATTTGTTTAGATGGAAAACAAGGGAAATACTATACAAAGTTTTGTGATGGTGTTTTTTTTAGTGAAACAAAAGACCAAACTCCAGAGGAAATCAGACTTTGGCTAGAAACTGAGAAAATAACACCTAACAATTGGTACTATACGGGAATATTGCCTAGTTTTTATCCAAAAGATGCTATAAAAATTGAAGCGACAAATCTAAATTTATCGTCTATACTGCAATATAGTTTCGAACAAATGAAACAATCTAACCTTAATGATTATACTTATTTAACACTCCTTCCCAATTACATCCGTGGGACATATGTAGATCAAAAATGA